In Sulfuricurvum sp., the following proteins share a genomic window:
- the nrdD gene encoding anaerobic ribonucleoside-triphosphate reductase: MKTDAILNTHSSKRTKCVVYTRVMGYHRPVESFNIGKKQEHKDRIHFCEDKKVS, encoded by the coding sequence ATGAAAACAGATGCCATCTTAAATACACATTCGTCTAAACGTACAAAATGCGTTGTTTATACTCGAGTAATGGGCTACCATCGTCCGGTTGAAAGTTTCAACATCGGCAAAAAACAAGAGCATAAAGATCGAATCCATTTTTGTGAAGACAAAAAAGTTTCTTAA